From a region of the Marasmius oreades isolate 03SP1 chromosome 7, whole genome shotgun sequence genome:
- a CDS encoding uncharacterized protein (MEROPS:MER0045469), translating into MHIQLKNVRLEADIALAPRNGQSESGLAICLHPWSWLGGQMHDPVLKSLIGPLHSRNYHVIRYNSRGVGRSSGWPSLTGVKESEDLKSLVQWALENPEMFNIRSVVIIGYSYGSLIAGTHPLLPPPIKTSHILISYPVSVRGWLTLFQTATYARKLKELLSKPTSRVLVVFGDRDEFTSKSSYSSWETELRTNSDSEKGLLQVECIAGASHFWGGQSGQQLSNTIERWLP; encoded by the exons ATGCACATACAACTCAAGAACGTCAGACTTGAGGCAGATATCGCACTGGCACCCCGGAACGGTCAAAGTGAGAGCGGGCTCGCCATATGCTTGCACCCATGGTCGTGGCTGGGAGGGCAAATGCACGATCC CGTTCTCAAATCGCTCATCGGTCCTTTGCACTCGAGGAACTACCATGTCATAAGGTACAATTCTCGCGGTGTTGGCCGCTCGTCAGGGTGGCCATCGCTCACTGGCGTTAAGGAATCTGAAGACCTCAAATCCCTCGTGCAGTGGGCATTGGAAAACCCCGAAATGTTCAATATCCGTTCCGTCGTCATAATA GGCTATTCATACGGGTCTCTTATTGCTGGGACACATCCCCTTTTACCGCCTCCAATCAAGACGTCTCATATCCTGATTTCCTATCCTGTCAGCGTTCGTGGATGGCTAACTTTATTCCAAACGGCAACATACGCTCGGAAGTTGAAGGAGTTGCTCAGCAAACCAACATCTCGTGTCCTGGTTGTCTTTGGAGACAGAGATGAATTCACTTCGAAATCTTCATACTCTAGTTGGGAAACAGAGTTAAGGACCAACTCCGACTCAGAGAAAGGACTGCTTCAAGTGGAATGCATTGCCGGGGCGTCGCATTTTTGGGGTGGTCAAAGTGGTCAGCAACTAAGTAATACGATCGAGAGGTGGTTACCGTGA